Proteins from one Ipomoea triloba cultivar NCNSP0323 chromosome 1, ASM357664v1 genomic window:
- the LOC115998809 gene encoding protein PYRICULARIA ORYZAE RESISTANCE 21-like isoform X1 — protein MGEEAQKTTLMILNVDLQCSSCYKKVKKVICKFPQIKDRKFDEKANKVFITVVCCSPEKIRDKLCCKGCGVIKSIEIVEPPKPRAAEKPKEPEKPKPPPEKPKEPEKPKPPPEKPKEPEKPKPPPEKPKEPEKPKEKPAPPPEKPKPTSAPVPVPVPVPVPVPAPAPAPKPAAPAPTPAPLPPPPKVPEPEPVIVMPCYPTQPPYGFCCGPCSEGIPGGPCYGWYGRPPPPPPPPPRPCYEPFFGCRCGQSRGYYGCRCECNNYYCELDNSSCSIM, from the exons ATGGGAGAGGAAGCTCAGAAG aCGACGCTTATGATCCTAAACGTTGATCTTCAATGCTCCAGCTGCTACAAGAAGGTGAAGAAAGTAATTTGCAAGTTTCCGC AAATTAAAGACCGGAAATTTGATGAGAAGGCAAATAAGGTGTTCATCACTGTGGTGTGTTGTAGCCCTGAGAAAATTCGTGACAAATTGTGCTGTAAGGGATGCGGGGTAATCAAGAGTATTGAGATTGTTGAGCCACCAAAGCCCAGAGCTGCAGAAAAGCCCAAGGAGCCAGAGAAGCCGAAGCCACCTCCTGAAAAGCCGAAAGAGCCTGAGAAGCCCAAGCCGCCTCCTGAAAAGCCTAAAGAGCCTGAAAAACCCAAGCCGCCTCCAGAAAAGCCCAAGGAACCGGAGAAGCCCAAAGAGAAACCCGCCCCACCTCCTGAAAAGCCCAAACCAACGTCCGctccggttccggttccggttccagTTCCGGTTCCTGTTCCTGCTCCGGCCCCCGCTCCTAAACCCGCAGCACCAGCACCAACACCagcaccactaccaccaccaccaaagGTCCCGGAACCCGAACCCGTGATTGTGATGCCATGTTACCCAACGCAACCACCCTATGGGTTTTGTTGCGGGCCGTGTTCCGAAGGGATACCCGGTGGACCATGTTATGGTTGGTACGGAAGaccaccgccgccgccacctCCGCCGCCGCGGCCATGTTATGAGCCCTTTTTCGGGTGTCGATGTGGGCAGTCCAGAGGTTATTATGGATGCAGATGTGAGTGTAATAACTACTACTGTGAATTAGACAATAGTTCTTGCTCAATCATGTAA
- the LOC115998809 gene encoding anther-specific proline-rich protein APG-like isoform X2 — MLQLLQEEIKDRKFDEKANKVFITVVCCSPEKIRDKLCCKGCGVIKSIEIVEPPKPRAAEKPKEPEKPKPPPEKPKEPEKPKPPPEKPKEPEKPKPPPEKPKEPEKPKEKPAPPPEKPKPTSAPVPVPVPVPVPVPAPAPAPKPAAPAPTPAPLPPPPKVPEPEPVIVMPCYPTQPPYGFCCGPCSEGIPGGPCYGWYGRPPPPPPPPPRPCYEPFFGCRCGQSRGYYGCRCECNNYYCELDNSSCSIM, encoded by the exons ATGCTCCAGCTGCTACAAGAAG AAATTAAAGACCGGAAATTTGATGAGAAGGCAAATAAGGTGTTCATCACTGTGGTGTGTTGTAGCCCTGAGAAAATTCGTGACAAATTGTGCTGTAAGGGATGCGGGGTAATCAAGAGTATTGAGATTGTTGAGCCACCAAAGCCCAGAGCTGCAGAAAAGCCCAAGGAGCCAGAGAAGCCGAAGCCACCTCCTGAAAAGCCGAAAGAGCCTGAGAAGCCCAAGCCGCCTCCTGAAAAGCCTAAAGAGCCTGAAAAACCCAAGCCGCCTCCAGAAAAGCCCAAGGAACCGGAGAAGCCCAAAGAGAAACCCGCCCCACCTCCTGAAAAGCCCAAACCAACGTCCGctccggttccggttccggttccagTTCCGGTTCCTGTTCCTGCTCCGGCCCCCGCTCCTAAACCCGCAGCACCAGCACCAACACCagcaccactaccaccaccaccaaagGTCCCGGAACCCGAACCCGTGATTGTGATGCCATGTTACCCAACGCAACCACCCTATGGGTTTTGTTGCGGGCCGTGTTCCGAAGGGATACCCGGTGGACCATGTTATGGTTGGTACGGAAGaccaccgccgccgccacctCCGCCGCCGCGGCCATGTTATGAGCCCTTTTTCGGGTGTCGATGTGGGCAGTCCAGAGGTTATTATGGATGCAGATGTGAGTGTAATAACTACTACTGTGAATTAGACAATAGTTCTTGCTCAATCATGTAA